A section of the Malania oleifera isolate guangnan ecotype guangnan chromosome 2, ASM2987363v1, whole genome shotgun sequence genome encodes:
- the LOC131148825 gene encoding 2-oxoglutarate-dependent dioxygenase DAO-like, producing the protein MYAPYSFSFSLSLSLSLSGRDSNQLMAGGLPVIDLDDFPRQSQKLMEACKEWGCFRVINHKIPIDLMKEMRSVAEDLLDLPTEIKQRNGDVIAGSGYMAPSEINPFYEALGLYNICSSKAMSDFCAQLDASPRNCEIMKRYGEAISKLAKDIACKLAKSMGLPTAVCDDLFEGWPCQFRINKYNFSLATVGFSGVQMHTDSSFLTLLLEDDNVGGLEIMDKSGEFVSVDPIPGTLLVNLGDVATVWSNGRFYNVKHRVQCKEGSKRLSIATFLLAPRNALVEAPSEFVDTEHPRLFVPFTYEEFRQLRISKKLQAGEVLDMLRIK; encoded by the exons ATGTATGCTCCTTACagtttttccttctctctctctctctctctctctctctctggaagaGATAGTAATCAACTAATGGCGGGTGGTCTACCGGTGATTGATTTGGATGACTTTCCGAGACAATCACAGAAATTGATGGAAGCATGCAAAGAGTGGGGTTGTTTCAGGGTCATCAACCACAAGATCCCAATTGATTTGATGAAAGAGATGAGGTCAGTGGCAGAAGATCTTCTTGACCTTCCCACAGAAATAAAACAGCGAAATGGTGACGTGATCGCTGGCAGCGGGTACATGGCACCCAGTGAGATCAATCCTTTTTATGAGGCATTGGGTCTATATAACATTTGCTCGTCCAAAGCTATGAGCGACTTTTGTGCACAGCTGGATGCTTCCCCCAGAAACTG TGAAATAATGAAGAGGTATGGTGAAGCCATTAGCAAGCTAGCGAAGGATATTGCATGCAAGCTGGCCAAAAGCATGGGGCTACCAACGGCAGTTTGTGATGATTTGTTTGAAGGATGGCCTTGCCAGTTTAGGATAAACAAATATAACTTCTCTTTGGCCACCGTAGGTTTCTCTGGCGTACAAATGCACACTGACTCCAGTTTCCTCACCCTACTCCTTGAAGATGACAATGTTGGTGGTCTTGAAATTATGGACAAGTCTGGCGAGTTTGTATCCGTCGACCCCATCCCCGGCACCCTCCTTGTCAATCTTGGCGACGTTGCTACG GTATGGAGCAATGGACGATTTTATAATGTGAAACACAGAGTACAGTGCAAGGAAGGATCCAAGCGTCTGTCGATTGCTACATTCCTCTTGGCACCTAGGAATGCGCTGGTAGAAGCCCCATCAGAATTTGTGGACACTGAACACCCCCGTCTTTTTGTTCCTTTTACTTACGAGGAATTTAGACAACTTCGAATCTCCAAGAAATTGCAAGCTGGTGAAGTTTTGGATATGTTACGtataaaataa